Proteins from one Bradyrhizobium roseum genomic window:
- a CDS encoding ABC transporter substrate-binding protein yields the protein MFKSCAGLVALSSLLLSGAALAQEKIKVGVTATLEGTYTVLGEDGIRGHQTAINVLGKKVGDKEIEFIIASTDATPDSAVRAVRKLIEQDKVQILLSPLSGDEGIAVKNFAKTKPELTFINAASGAQETTYVDPAPNFFRYNMDGAQWQVGLGKYAYETKGYRKIATVGDDYSFIYTQVFGLVLEFCGAGGQVTNRQWVPLGTKDFASVIAALPDDVDAIYLGLGGADAVNFLNQYQQAGGKARLMGGSIMVDQTILSAKGNAKNALIGTIAASGQADTWEDPNWQKFVKAYQDAFPPAKRFPSPSLLATNYYGSTMALILALREVNGDLSNNQAKYREALAKIVLDAPNGKIKLDSNRQAIGTNFVTEVVDDGKGALFSKVVKVIPDVNQTLGYDPAVFAKIGLPSRTVPECKKY from the coding sequence ATGTTTAAAAGCTGTGCGGGACTCGTCGCGTTAAGCAGCCTGTTGCTTTCCGGCGCCGCCTTGGCCCAGGAGAAGATCAAGGTCGGCGTCACCGCGACCCTCGAAGGCACCTATACGGTGCTCGGCGAGGACGGGATACGCGGCCACCAGACCGCGATCAATGTGCTCGGCAAGAAGGTTGGCGACAAGGAAATCGAGTTCATCATCGCTTCGACCGACGCCACGCCCGATTCGGCCGTGCGCGCCGTGCGCAAGCTGATCGAGCAGGACAAGGTGCAGATCCTGCTGTCGCCGCTGTCCGGCGACGAAGGCATCGCGGTAAAGAACTTTGCCAAGACCAAGCCCGAGCTGACCTTCATCAACGCGGCTTCCGGCGCCCAGGAAACCACCTATGTCGATCCGGCGCCGAACTTCTTCCGCTACAACATGGACGGCGCGCAGTGGCAGGTCGGCCTCGGCAAATACGCCTATGAGACCAAGGGCTATCGCAAGATCGCTACCGTCGGCGACGACTATTCGTTCATCTACACCCAGGTGTTCGGGCTGGTGCTGGAGTTCTGCGGCGCCGGCGGACAGGTCACCAACCGGCAATGGGTGCCGCTCGGCACCAAGGATTTTGCCTCCGTGATCGCCGCGCTGCCCGACGATGTCGACGCGATCTATCTCGGGCTCGGCGGCGCGGATGCCGTCAACTTCCTGAACCAGTACCAGCAGGCCGGTGGCAAGGCGCGCCTGATGGGCGGCTCGATCATGGTCGACCAGACCATTCTCTCGGCCAAAGGCAACGCCAAGAACGCGCTGATCGGCACCATCGCCGCCAGCGGCCAGGCCGACACCTGGGAGGATCCGAACTGGCAGAAATTCGTGAAGGCCTATCAGGACGCCTTCCCGCCGGCCAAGCGGTTCCCGAGTCCCTCGCTGCTCGCCACCAACTATTACGGCTCGACCATGGCGCTCATCCTGGCGCTGCGCGAGGTCAATGGCGACCTCAGCAACAACCAGGCGAAGTACCGGGAAGCGCTGGCCAAGATCGTGCTCGACGCGCCGAACGGCAAGATCAAGCTCGACTCCAACCGCCAGGCGATAGGCACCAACTTCGTCACCGAAGTGGTCGATGACGGCAAGGGCGCGTTGTTCTCAAAGGTCGTGAAGGTCATTCCCGACGTGAACCAGACGCTCGGCTACGATCCGGCGGTGTTCGCCAAGATCGGACTGCCGAGCCGCACCGTTCCGGAGTGCAAGAAGTACTGA
- a CDS encoding ABC transporter substrate-binding protein, whose translation MNARTFAACAALPVLAVASAPAHAADFEWKKFQGKTVTFLANNNPLALALLSFKADFEKLTGMTLKVDGYQEQQMRQRLVTVMNARSDEVDVFMTLPSREGEQFAAAGWYADLAAMSKDEAAKEYDLAGLSPALLKAGTFNGKLTSMPMNIEGPILYYRTDILKRCGVEKPATIKDIEAAAEKIKACDSTITPFVSRGLKPAIAYTFSNVLHNIGGTYIVNGKSALCSPKGKQSLETYSRLLRDFGPPGVVNYSFQQISALYRSGRAAMSFDSSNELRTVMDGGERLKDTGLAPFPAGEAGQVPTAIGWGMAVSAYSKQQGPAWYFVQWATSPDVQKRMALQGIAPPRPAVANDPEYRKWIEAEPVRREWQAALDVLAEKGSSEVGYPIVANPESREFIGQAVQDLILKQKTVDQACADADKALDALIAQK comes from the coding sequence ATGAACGCCAGGACGTTTGCGGCGTGCGCAGCGTTGCCGGTTCTCGCCGTCGCCAGCGCGCCGGCGCACGCCGCCGATTTCGAGTGGAAGAAATTCCAGGGCAAGACCGTCACCTTCCTCGCCAACAACAACCCGCTGGCGCTGGCGCTGTTGAGCTTTAAGGCCGATTTTGAAAAACTGACCGGCATGACGCTCAAGGTCGACGGCTACCAGGAGCAGCAGATGCGGCAGCGCCTGGTCACGGTCATGAACGCCCGCAGCGACGAGGTCGACGTGTTCATGACGCTGCCGTCGCGCGAGGGCGAGCAGTTCGCCGCCGCCGGCTGGTACGCGGATCTCGCAGCGATGTCGAAGGATGAGGCGGCGAAGGAGTATGATCTCGCCGGCCTCAGCCCGGCGCTGCTCAAGGCCGGCACGTTCAACGGCAAGCTGACCAGCATGCCGATGAACATCGAAGGGCCGATCCTTTATTACCGCACCGATATCCTCAAGCGCTGCGGCGTCGAGAAGCCCGCGACCATCAAGGACATCGAGGCTGCGGCGGAGAAGATCAAGGCTTGCGACAGCACCATCACGCCGTTCGTCTCGCGCGGCCTGAAGCCCGCGATCGCCTACACCTTCAGCAATGTGCTGCACAATATCGGCGGCACCTACATCGTGAACGGAAAATCCGCGCTCTGCTCGCCGAAGGGCAAGCAATCGCTGGAGACTTATAGCCGCCTGCTGCGCGACTTCGGCCCGCCCGGCGTCGTCAACTACAGCTTTCAGCAGATCTCGGCGCTCTATCGCAGCGGCCGCGCTGCGATGTCGTTCGACTCCTCCAATGAGCTGCGCACCGTGATGGACGGCGGCGAGCGGCTGAAGGACACCGGCCTCGCGCCGTTCCCGGCAGGCGAGGCCGGGCAGGTGCCGACCGCGATCGGCTGGGGCATGGCGGTGTCGGCTTACAGCAAGCAGCAAGGCCCGGCCTGGTATTTCGTGCAGTGGGCGACCAGCCCGGACGTCCAGAAGCGCATGGCGCTGCAGGGCATCGCGCCGCCGCGGCCGGCCGTCGCCAACGATCCCGAGTACCGCAAGTGGATCGAGGCCGAGCCGGTACGCAGGGAATGGCAGGCTGCGCTCGACGTGCTCGCCGAGAAGGGCTCCTCGGAAGTCGGCTACCCCATCGTCGCCAATCCCGAGTCGCGCGAATTCATCGGCCAGGCCGTGCAGGACCTGATCCTGAAGCAGAAGACCGTCGATCAGGCCTGCGCCGATGCCGACAAGGCGCTCGATGCGCTGATCGCGCAAAAGTAA
- a CDS encoding LacI family DNA-binding transcriptional regulator, whose product MTPPAIGSLKQGIRAVAAQAGVSTASVSRAINNPEAVSASLRARISQAIEAVGYIPHAPARILSSRRSRTLGAIVPTIDNTMFARGISSLQKYLSSVGYMLFLTTSGYDLDTELEQARNLIGRGVDGLVLRGDCHHDGLRKLLADNAVPFINVGIYRPDRPYPCVGTDNEAAAYRAAAHVVELGHVRIGIVSALQRNNDRASARVAGFRRALADGGIELPEKWHVEVPYTLDDAREAARYLLSLDDRPTAVVCGNDVIAYGVLLEAERSGFSVPRDLSVVGFDDLDWSRHLRPSLTTIHVPTGETWQRAGEYLVRRLAGEHTIMHHEIDYSLVVRESTAPPPKPNGRSR is encoded by the coding sequence ATGACCCCGCCCGCCATCGGATCGTTGAAGCAAGGCATTCGCGCGGTCGCCGCGCAAGCCGGCGTCTCGACGGCGTCTGTCTCACGCGCGATCAACAATCCCGAAGCGGTGAGCGCTTCGCTGCGCGCGCGCATCTCGCAGGCGATCGAGGCGGTCGGCTACATCCCGCACGCGCCCGCACGCATTCTTTCTTCGCGCCGTTCGCGCACGCTGGGCGCAATCGTGCCGACCATCGACAACACGATGTTCGCGCGCGGCATCTCCTCGCTGCAAAAATATCTCTCCTCCGTCGGCTACATGCTGTTCCTGACCACCAGCGGCTACGATCTCGACACCGAGTTGGAACAGGCGCGCAACCTGATCGGCCGCGGCGTCGACGGGCTGGTGCTGCGCGGCGATTGCCATCACGACGGCTTGCGCAAATTGCTGGCCGACAACGCCGTGCCCTTCATCAATGTCGGCATCTACCGGCCGGATCGTCCCTACCCCTGCGTCGGCACTGACAATGAGGCTGCGGCCTACCGCGCCGCCGCGCATGTCGTCGAACTCGGGCATGTCCGAATCGGGATCGTCTCGGCGCTCCAGCGCAACAACGACCGCGCCAGCGCCCGCGTCGCCGGTTTTCGCCGCGCGCTGGCCGATGGCGGCATCGAATTGCCGGAGAAATGGCATGTCGAGGTGCCCTATACGCTGGACGATGCGCGCGAGGCGGCGCGCTATCTGCTCAGCCTCGACGACCGCCCGACGGCCGTCGTCTGCGGCAACGACGTCATCGCCTACGGCGTGCTGCTGGAAGCCGAGCGCAGCGGCTTTTCGGTGCCGCGCGACCTCTCCGTCGTCGGTTTCGACGACCTCGACTGGAGCCGGCATTTGCGGCCGAGCCTGACCACCATCCACGTTCCGACCGGCGAGACCTGGCAGCGCGCCGGCGAATATCTGGTGCGACGGCTGGCCGGCGAGCACACCATCATGCACCACGAAATCGACTATTCGCTCGTCGTTCGCGAATCAACGGCCCCTCCCCCAAAGCCCAACGGACGATCGCGTTGA